TCCCTCCCAATCCAGAAAGAAACAAGATGTGCCCTTACCATACACAGCATCGCCTTGGAAACTGCTGTGGGCTGAcatccttcttttcctccgGAGTCTCTGGAGCCTGCCTGGTATAATACTACCCTTGACGCCATGGAACTCGGGAGCCCTGGACGAACTCTATCCGTCCAAGGAGAATCTATGGGACATCGTCGTACATGTGCTTTTGGCTATCTATCAGCTCATATTTCTCCTATCACTACCCGTATTGTTTATTCTTGCCTTCCCAGCGCTGGGGATCGGAATCTATATGGCAGTTGCTTTAACTCTGAATTGGGTGGTTTGCAGGTTTGCTTTGAATGGGAGTGCCAGGATTTTGCAGTCGCAAGTCCCCGTTGAACATCGTCCGGAACATGACCGTGAGCACTGGATCTTCATTAATGGAGTCGGAGCCGGGTGAGTCCTCGTATACCACGTCAGAGATCTTGCAACTCAGCTGACTGCTTTAAGACATCACTGGCTGCAGAGCAATCTTGACCGGCTGGCATATACATTTGGTAGAAATATCACCGGTGTTCACAATCCGACGTAGGTTCCCTATGTTACCGTCACACATCAGTTTGATTATGGGTGACTCAGGTTCAAAAAAAATGCAGAATGGGGATCATTTTCGATGTCATCGAGTGCTTAATTCAAAGGAACTTTTCCTACGCCACCTCGGACGTGAGGGATGCGTACgcgatcatcaaggaagacTTGTTGAATCCGAAGTACAAGAAAGTGATCCTCATTCTTCACAGCCAAGGTGGGGTTGAGGGAGGCTTGGTCATTGACTGGCTGCTCGATGAGATGCCTCGAGAGTTGCTGCAGAATCTCGAGGTTTATACCTTTGGTAACGCGGCGAACCATTTCAACAATCCGTTTAAAACCTTGTCTCAAGCTCATCGGAATGAAGCCGCAGGCGAAACGCCACAGGTCAACCCGGCAGCAATAGCGACGAAAACCATTCGCCGAATTGAGCATTATGCAAACTCCAAGGATTTTGTGAGTGTCTGGGGGATATTGAATTTCGCCGATATTCCGAATCGATACATGGGACGAGTCTTCGTGCGCCCTGGTTCCGGTCATCAATTCATCCAGCACCATTTAGATACCATGTTCACGTTAGGGGAAGATATGAAGACTCTGGATACAAACGAATTCATGGAGATGGAAGTGGAAGTTCCACTGGATGAGTTGCACCGGCTGAAAGCAGACGGGACAGGTACTGGAGACAGTGTTGACCATCACGACATTGACTTTCCTTATGAGGAGGTGAACGCAGATGTCCCATTACTTCAGTCAGATGGCTCTAtcaggaggaagatgaaggtcaaggagcttaGCCGGCTGTGGCTCTATCGAAATGGTGCATCACCCATGGATGGATCCTGATGGTGTCATCGACCGGTGCTTGTCCATGGCTTGTTTCACTCTTGGGTAGATAAAGCGCAGTCAGCGGGGTACTTAAGTAGTTAATGTATATGTTATGACCAATCATCATTATTGCTAGGACTGGATAGAAATCTGTCTTGAAAGCACAAGACTAGGGACTTCTTTCCTGTCAGTCGCCAGTGAATCCATCCACTTTCCCCTCCACTCAGTCTCAACTTTTACTGTCATCGAACCGGGGGTATGCATCTTCAACGCAGCCCAGGACTCCTCATTCGACCAGTCCCAGAGATAAAAAAGGTTGCGAATTGTGGATGCCCGTTTGTGGATTTTCCGACCCAATGACTCGATTTCCCGGCCTTTCACCGTGGTCGGCGACATCCGCCAAAACTTCTTCTCCGGTCCAGCTGCAGGTTGCCTTGCAGCCAGCCATTGCGCTATTCGATTGCTTatcttctttgcttttcgATCCAGTTAGAACCATTGGCTAGTATCGGAGGGGTGCGCCCTGCTGCGGCTATTTGTACGATGGATAAATCATCCGTTTGTCAAGACAGGGTGCAATAACAATAAACTCAACCTCAAATGGCCGTCGTTTAGCGATCAGTCATTACACACTACACAGGTATTCCTGCTTTGTCTTCAGGAAACCAAGCTTGATGATTGTCAGGTAGTGAATCTTACAAAGTACACAAGCTTTTGCTTTCCCATGTTGCACTCGTCCGCAATGGAGCTCTTGCCTGGGGTTTCGCAATTTGTCATAGCTCCTATGACATCGCAAGATATCTCTGCTTTTGACGACAGCGGTCAAGTGCAAAGGTTTGCCTAACTTTCGTGTCCTCCTAGTAATTGCCTGAAACTGATGTAAGAATCCAGAGCTCTCTGGCAGTATCGGACACAGAAACTGTCCGCCTTCGTCGCCACTGGAAATCTGCATCTCGGGGCGGTCTCTGCTTCATGCCTCGTTATTATCCTATCAACATGTGTTCAGTATGCTGTTCGGGttttcaaggagaagcccCGTGGCCACATAGATGCTACCTCTGCAATTCCAGAGACAAGTGTCCCCCTACCCTTTGCACTTGCGCACCTGGCGGCTGCGATGGCCGCTTGTGGTCTCAGTTTGGGTGAATCACATCGCAGAGGAGACTGGAAACAGTTCATATTCTTCAGCTACACTGTATTATTGGCTGTTGCGAGGCTTTGCTTTAAACGTGTTATTCACGGGATTCATTTCCATCGCCACTTGAACATGATGACCTTAGTGGCTTTGTCCCTAGCAATTGCAAAGGATCTTGTCCCAATGGTGATTGTTGGCTCGACCTATCGCCCAACTGCTTTTGCAAGTGCCTCACTAGCCTGCGTGGCTGCTATGCTGGTAATTGTGCTTGCGAGTCCTCGGCCCCGTCCCTTAATCTCAGATGCCGAAATCCATGATGCCCAGGCGAAGGCGGATGTTTCGCCGGAGGAAACGTGCTCTTTGTTCTCCTACTATTGCTCCTATGAGTGGATCACTTATGTGATCTTTCGTGGCTGCCAGAGAGATCTGACCATGGATGACTTGCCGCCGCTTCCATCATATGACGAACCACTGAagtggctggagaagatcaagaagcaGCGGCAAAAAGGCGGGAAAACGTTTCGAACTTTGTGCCGACTGTTGAAGACGGAGATTAAAGGTATGGTTTGCTGGGCCGCGGCTACTTCTGTGGCGGATTTCTTCGCTCCATTTTCCATGCTGCGATTACTGGCATACTTGGAAGACCCGACTGGCGCAGTCGTGCATCCTGCGCTCTGGATCAGTCTGCTATTCATTGGTCCAATGATGCGGTCTTTTTGCTATCAACAGTACATCTTTACAGCCACAAGGCTCCTTGTGCGCGTGAATATCTCGCTTGTCCAGGACATTTATCACAAGGCTATGCGATCGTATATTTACGATGATTCTGTACATTCACATGGCCGACCACACCCTCAGGAGTCGGCCAGACACAAGGCACATACCCCGAAGCGCACATCGAAAACTAACCAAGCTAACGTGACAAGTCTGATGTCGTACGACGTTGATGCTATATACAACTCCCGCGACATCTTTTACGTAGCCACTGCGGTGCCGATATCCACTACCATTGCCATGGTCTTCCTCTACAGGATGCTCGGGTGGCCATCCTTATTCGGCGTCTTGACGCTGTGCTGTTTGACTCCGCTTCCGGCTCTGGCATCGCGCAGGGTCTCACGCATCCAACAGTCAGTGATGAGGGCAACTGATATCCGTCTTGCCCGGATTTCAGAGTACTTGAATTCTATCCGAACCCTCAAGTTCTTCGGATGGGAGCCAGCTGCTGTGGCCTCGATCAATGAGATCAGAAACGTGGAGCAACGACGTCTCTGGAGGCGCAGTGTCTTTGCGGCCGCCATTTCTATGGCAGGTGATCTATTACCTATGATGAGTTTGCTTGTCATGTTCTCGGTCGTTGTTTTCTTTACGGATCGTCCGCTGCGGGCTCCGGTTGCCTTCACATCGTTGTCAATCATGGAGACTCTGCGTTCTCAGTTCGTCTGGCTCTCAAACATCAGCAGATATTCGGCCCAGGGTGCGGAGTCGCTTCGTCGAGTGGATCACTTTTTTGACACCGCAGGCGAGATCAGACGTCATCCAGACGGACCGTTGGAGCTCAAACACGCAACTTTCCGGCGAACACCGATCGCAGATTTCCGTCTACACGACATTTCCGTTTCCTTCAAGCAGAGTGCCCTCAATGTCGTGGCAGGCCCAACTGGGAGTGGGAAAActtcgctgctgctgtcatTGTTAGGTGAGACTGTACTTGAGTCGGGAACTGCTACCTGCCCTCAGGATGTGGCCTATGTACCACAGTCGCCATGGCTGCAGAATGATACCATTCGACAGAACATAATATTTTACAGCTCGTTTGACGAGGCCCGGTACAATACCGTCATTGAAGCCAGTGGCCTCATCCAGGatcttcagcagcttccCGCTGGCGATCTCACTCTAGTGGGTGAGAGAGGCACGTCGCTGTCAGGTGGCCAGAAGCAACGTGTCTCTCTCGCCAGAGCTCTGTATTCGCGATCATCCACATTGCTCTTGGATGACATCTTTTCCGCACTGGACACACATACAACCACCTTGGTTTATGACAAGTGTTTCCGCAGTGGTCTATTAGCCGACAGGACCGTTGTACTTGTCACGCACCTGCCGGCCGCCCTGAAGGACGCCGATCAAATTGTTCAGCTCAACCATGGCAGGGCTTCAGTGATTAAAACGGCGTCTGAGTCCTCCAGGGCGCAAACACGGAGTGTACTAGACCTCGTCGAAGGGTCAGAACAAGATGCAGCAACCAGCGGTCCTCCAACAACTGCAGAAGGGTCTTCTACCGAATCAGAAGCCACCGTCAATGTCTTGCCTTTCGCAGACCAATCTGTACAGACAAGTCGCATTGTCAAAGAAATGTCGGCTACAGGTCGCGTTCCACGTACATTATGTGAGTTTATACCAGCTGAGCCACGTAGTCATCGATGCTAATATTTCCCTAGTTTTACGCTATATGCTGTTGTTTGGGGGAGTCTCGTATGCaatggccatgatgctggcAACTGTCACGGTGCAATTTGCATACTTTTCAATCACATATTGGCTGTCTATTTGGACAAGCGCGTATGAGAAATACGACCATCCTAACTCACTGTTCTACCTAGCCGTGTATGCAGCTGCGATAGTATCCTTTCTGCTCCTTCAAATCACGAATAATCTTCTATATCAACACGGGAGCTGGACGGCCGCCAAGAAGATGCACAGGAAACTGGTGGAAGCAGTGCTCTCCGCGCCGATCTCTTGGTTCGACGAGAATCCTATCGGACGTGCTATAAACCGCTTTGGAAATGACACCAGGTCAATGGATACTGTTTTGATTGATTGGCTGCGCATGTCCATTGAAAATGGACTACGCTTCTTGCTGAGAATAGCGAGTATCGCCTCGATCATGCCGATTTTTGGGCTCCCAGCCGCTGTGGTTTGCACGATAGGCTTTCTGATTGGGGAGATGTACACTCGGGCCCAGATTTCGATCAAGAGATTATGCTCCATCAACTACTCTCCCATATTCTCCCATTTCACCGATTCCCTGGCTGGCATGACTGTCATCCGAGCCCGAGAAGGCATGACGGGGGTTTTCCAGAGGCTGTTAGCGGAAAAGCTTGCAGTTCATGCTCGTTCCGCAGAGGCCCAGTACAACTGCAACCGTTGGGTTTCCGTCCGATCGGATTTATGCGCAGCGTCGGTCGCAGCATCGGCGGGATGCGTAGCGTATTTCTGGTCGGGGTCCGCGGGCCTCGTTGGATTCTCATTGACTAACGCCATCGGCCTTAGTCAGACCATTCTAACGTTGGTCCGCACCATGAACGAACTTGAGGTCGAGCTGAACTCGTTCCAGCGAATAAGCGAATACGCGGAGATCGAGCCTGAAGAGAAACCGATTGACAAGGAGCGCGCCAAAGCGGACACCGTACCTGCGAGCTGGCCAACACAGGGGAGAGTGGAATTTCATAGCGTCTCGGCCCGCTATAAGCCCGAAGGTCCAGACGTCCTGCGAAACGTCTCCTTCGTGGCCAATCCTGGCGAACGCATCGGCATCGTAGGCCGAACGGGCAGCGGCAAGAGCACCCTTGGCCTCTCCCTGCTCCGCGTCGTCCATCTTACCTCCGGCAGCATCACAATCGACGGCCTGGATATCAGCCAGATCCACCTACATCGCCTCCGCACAAGCGTCACCCTCATCCCGCAAGAACCCGTCCTTTTCTCTGGTGACGTCCAATCAAACCTGGACCCATTCGGAGAAGCGAGCGAGACGGAGCTGCACTCTGCTCTATCCGCCTGCACCTCTATCCAAGTGCACGGCGGCCCCGCCGGAGAAGCGGGCACCAACAAACCAACAACCCGCGCCCTCACCCTCGACACCCCCATCGCCGCCAACGGCGAAAACTTCAGCCAGGGCCAGCGACAGGTCCTCAGTATCGCGCGCGCGGTCTGCCGCCGCTCCAAGGTCGTCCTGCTGGATGAGGCGACTGCGTCCGTGGACCACGAGACGGACATGCACTTGCAAAAGCTGCTACGGAGCATGTTCCCCGACCCGACAATCATCGCGATTGCGCATCGCCTGCGGACGATCATGGATTATGACCGGGTGCTGGTTATGGCTGAAGGCGAGATCATTGAGTATGTTCATCCCCTCTCTGTCTTGTTTATCATGGGTTTGTTCACGGAGGCTAACTTTGGAAGAAACGATTCCCCCGCGAATTTGATTAAGAAGCAAGGCGTTTTCTGGAGTATGCTGCAGAATACGGGCGAGTATGATGAATTAGTTCAGATGGTACGGGAGTAATTGTTCTATTGCCAGTGCAGTCCATATTCGGCCATGTCTATTGTTATCAGAGTAGATACATGCATGGAATGAAGTTCTCAGACGACATGTCAGAGAAGTAGTTTAGTGTCAAACTACCTAAGCAGATGAACTCTCACAATAGGCTAAAAATTACAGAGTAATTCGCGGTTAGCCTTGCAGGGGCATATGCCAAATCTCTTCCGTTAGAGGAAAGCCACTTTCCTCCCTGGACCAGATCGCGAACCTACGTGTTGATGTAATGCGGAGTCGAACAATACTCCAACTGACTCCGCAATCTCTCCTCACCTTCCACTCGCCAGATTTATAAATACCGGCTGTCGTGCGATGTAGGTCGACGCACGTCCAAGACGATAGGACGTTTGTGAGACTCTTCCAGGCGGGGAACCGAAATATCATCAGGAAACACCGAATTCCAGTTCAACTTTGTCACTGTGCACGACCATATGTCAGGATGACCACCTTTGACGAGAGAGAAGATTTTCTCCGTCTGGCCTTTGAGAACGGCAAGAAGCCCTTACCGCGGGTTACACTCGGAGCTGTCAGTAGGGATGGTATGGAGCGATATAACATTGTTTTTCCTCTAGAGTAACATGCTGTTTGGCTTGCTAACAATTAGTCAAGGTTCCTTGCACTACGCAAAGGCATTTGGGGAGGCATCGGTCGAGTCGACTGAGACTGATGCCGTGCATTGGGTTGCCTCTTGCACCAAGCTTGTGACTACTGTGGCGGTAATGCAGTGTGTCGAGCGCGGTCTGCTGGACCTGGATGAAGACATCGCCAATGTGTTACCGGAGTGGGACAGCCCTCGGATCCTAACGGGCTTCGACGAGGACGATAATCCTAGCTTTTGGCCGGCCACCAAACCTGTTACCCTACGGTAGATATATCGCACACTTCCCCCAAAGCCGTCAGAGGTACAAGGTTCGGATTTACTAACAGCTACAAGGCGCATGTTGACTCACTCCAGTGGCATGGCGTACTTCTTCATGGATCCTCTTATGACTCGTTATCATGACTTGCAAGGAAAACCGCCGCTACTCCAAACGCTATTCCAATTTCAGTTCCTGCTTTTCGAACCGGGCGAACGATGGATGTACTCTCCCGGTATTGATTGGGCGGGAAAAGCAGTAAGTCCCTGGAATCTTCGGGTCATACGTAGGCGCAATGGGATGATAATGTCCGATATGAAAAGGTTGAGCGAGTCACTTCTATGAGGCTTAGCGAATACCTACAGCGTCATGTTTTCGATGTGGTCTCCGTGAAGGATGCCACATTCCATCTCGACCAGAGAGAAGACCTACGGGCCCGAAAGGTTAAAGCCTGGGTGCGAACGGATCAGggtctggaggaggagaagaatcCCGTCTTCCAAGATCCAATTGCAGAAGAGtttggaggaggtggccTATATACAACCGTGAACGAAATGCTCAAGATCTGTCATGGCATCCTGACGGGAAAGTTACTCCGTCCGGAGACGGTTAGGGAAATGTTCCAACCTCAACTGGAAAGCGTTCTGGGTCTTGACCAACCGCACAGTTATTCGTTGGCGTCCCGCAATGCCATTTGGAATGCAGTCCCAGATGATGTGCCCGTGAATTCTGGGATCGGTGGCCTGATGAATACATCTAGGCTCCTGGGTCGACGAGAGGCACATTCGCTCACCTGGTCCGGAAAGCCAAATTGTTACTGGGTTGGTCATCCGATACCTAGAAGGAATCTATTCCAGCCGGCTAACTTATTCTAGTGGATCGACATCAATAAAGGAGTCGCTGGCATATACCTCTCGCAGCTGCTACCGACCGGAGACCAGACCGCCATTGAGCTGCTCACTGAGTTCGAGAGATGGGTGTACTGACGTTTGGACGAAGTCGATGGCCTGGCAAAGTAGAAAGTGGAAGTCCAGCCGATAGATGGACCGATACGCCCTAGGCTTTCTCGAACGTACCGCTTATTTGTAGGACATCCTAGTCTGGCTGTTTTAGTATTGCCAGCTGCACGTCGCAGTCTGTATAATGCTGAGTGGCAAGTCCAGGAAGTCCTCTCAAGCAGTCTCTGGCCTAGAATCGCCGCGATGACTTAGACCATTAGTGCCTTGTAGATAATGTACTAGGATGTGGCCTATCATCTCAAAGTGACCGCCGCGGTCCTCCAGGAAACGGCTAattgactacggagtagtgggAGCTAGTCTGATACAATCCACACTGGGACCTCCTCAAATCCGTGCTCCCCGTCCCGCAGACAAGTCGAAAGTTGAGGGCTGGGGTCAACTTGGGCAAGCGTCCTCTGTACCAGGGAGCTCTCCTCAACAGGAGCCACACTATCATCTTTGTCGACAGTAATCGGAGGTCTGGATCCTAGTTATTGCAAAGGCTGTGCGGGAAGAGTGAAGCCGTCATCCGTCGGTGTATTCAACTACCAATTCATCACTCAATTCATGTACGTCGGGGACTCGGGTACAAAGCTCGCTGAACTTTCtccaatatatatatatatatatatacaagCTCGCATTCTtgacagaagaggaaggccaAGTGGGTCAGGGGGGCTCAGGGGCGGTCCGTATTGGCCCTATTGGGCAATCATGAATCACTTTGGTGTCTCCTCCAACACAGTGACTCATATGGGAATCGCGTCAAAGTGAAACCATGTATTCATTGGCCCACGAACAGAAGGATAAGCCGAATCAGATCGTTTCTTGGAGTCATCAAACCAACCAGAACGGGCACTCGTCAATCCGGACGGTAGTAATTTAACTTGGTTATTTCCGCTGACTAAGCGCAAAAACACTCGCACCAAACAGACCCGCTCAGAATAAAGTTAAAACCAACTGAATATTTCGAGTCTCACTAATTTTGGTGGCTGATGGGCCCCGCTGGACAACCCCAAACTGTATGGTCAATCAaaatctacagagtacagagtacacagTACTGTGTTTAGGGATTTAAGGAGCACCTCCAAGGCGGGAAATCGTTCAGACGCGATGACTCAGTGCATGCTCCTCTTTCCCCCAGATAGGCCTTAAGTCTTCTTTTGCCGTCTTCCATCTGTTCGCATTCGCGCTCTCCACGATTTTCAATAGTAATACGACCCTCGTGGAGCCAATGGGAAACTGAACAGCAGAGTTCCCCAATACGGCAGTAGAGTGCCAAAGCTTGCGATGCCTGCGCTCGAAGAAAGGGAGCTACTGTTTGTTCTCAGTCTTTAGCCTACTTGCATGTCTCTCACTCCGAAACGGAATATCGAGTAAATGTGACAAGGCCTCTCTACGATGCGCCTGGTGCGTACACGAGGGCACTCAGTGCACGTTCACCAGAATATATGCAGTGATAGCGTCACAAACCAAAATTATGTAGACGGAAGTCAGCCTGCTAGCTCGGTCCAAAGTCCGGTGAATGAATGAATCCAATACTCGGGCCATTATTTTGCTACAGGGCGTGGCGCCCTATTTGGTGACATGGCGTCCAATGAGCACTGGGATGGTCGGACCGGTTCTGATATTCAAACCCGAGGCACCAAAGCCGATAACTGCGCGAGACCCGATATCTTTTTTCCAAAGTTCTAAACAGTGTACGTGGGCTAAGGAAGATGGGAGCTTTGGTACCAGCAAACTGCCCCATTGAAGACGGTACGCTACAGGAATAAATGCAAGACACAGTTATACGTGACAGGCCAGCGAGTAGATGTTCTCATATTCTACCCCGGACTGTTCCGGTCGACGTATCGGCCGCTCAGGACTCTCTCATGGAAGGATATTATACCAGGAGAAGTAGGTGGCCACGACGACCGCACGACGTTCCTGCTGCTCGGATAAAGGGATCCGCCTGTTGAGCCCGGAGCTTACATTTCGCACCGTCTTACCAGTTACAAGGTCGAGCGAAGTGTGTTCGGTGCCGGGCTTATCGCCGCAATCGACCGTAGAGGCGTACAGTAAGTCCGCGGCGGGGGTGTTTGACTGCGCGAATAATGTGACCGATGCGGAAGTCTACATGACCGGGAGTGGCAGCCTGTAATGAGGCGATCGATTCTTCAAGTTCGAAACTGCCCATTTGTCCGCTGTCAGAGACATGTGCGTCGCTTATTTGGCTAGGAGAGCTGGACGCAGTTGAACCACCGAATTGAGTCCGCCATTTGtcagccatcttctcgtcaatTGTAGTGAACAGGTGCTATGCTGGACTGATCTCATGACCGGGCAAGAGATCACCAATCTGCCATGTCGGCCTGATGGTTCGAGGTGGGCCATTAAGCATTTTCGCGATGGCGTCCGAGACGGACGGCATGTATGGGGAAAAGACGGCCGAAAGTAAGGAGATCAAGCTCGGGGCCGTGCCGATGACCGCATGTCCTCGTTCAAGAGTGTCGGCAAACAGCGCCGCACCGAATTTGTTCTCGGTTTGGAATTGATTGCCGCGGGTCGATATGGCCATGGCGGTCTCTCAACCTGCGCGAGGCCGCACAGCCTCCATGTCGTCAATATACTTCGCCAGGAGCCGATTGATATCAGACTCGAGTACGTTGAATTCCGGTTCATGTAGCCTCCCTGTTGGCAAGCAGATAATATCTCCATACAGAAGCAGCGATGCCGGTCTGCCGAGCGCTATTGCCTCACGACTTGGAGGACTTGCCAGTTCATAGTTGAGATACTCCTATGTCGACAAGTGATGTGCCATAGTCCACTGTTCTCCAGTGCCGATCTGTAAGGCTGGAAAGATAACTGTATGGAAAGGAACATGTCCTTTCCCATAAACTGGTTCAGTTTCACCTCCGGATCCGCACGAGGCTGTTCCAGGCGCGGAAAGGACCGATCGACCAGGCCAGATGGGCCTCTGGGTCTGACTCTTATTATGTGGTGTTGTGAGCACACAGTCCCCGATTTTCAACTTGCTACATTTCTGGCAAAGGGCTGTTCCCTAGTGGACGCATTTAATCTTGGATCTACTGGATAGGATAAGCTTCTGCTATTTTCAAAGCCGATTTAAGCCAGCAGACGGTGATCTCACCGACAATATCCGCACGAAAGAGTTGAGCGCATGCTTGAACTCGGTCGGATTTTGGCAGTGACGATTGTTAGAACGAGCCCACGGCTTCGAAATGTCAGATTTCGGGAATGACGTGCAGTACGTGCTCTCGGCCTCGTCATCGGTCTGCTCCAGTTCCAACCAGTCGTGCACGTAGCCAACTGCAGAAAGTGTGGCATCTACAGAAGTACACCGTGATTCTTGAACTTTATCAACCCTGTCCTTATCTTAGAATTGAGctcctctactccgtaaataGCGAGGCCGTCTGTACTAGGTGGCTTCCTTGAAAATACATAGCCAATGTACACCAACATAGATTCGTTTTGCGCTGATTGCTCAGGGTGGGGGGAGCTAACGTCCTAGGATGGACCAGATAGGAAGATCTAGATAGGCTCAATACACCACTATTTGATAGTCTCTCGAAGGGGAGCCTTGTTTGTCTACTGAGTTATAAACGCCTTCTCGTTAACCGCCACCTTTCCTGAGCCCCTAGGCAGCTGAGCTCCGAATGACATCCactgagattgagaatgcCATATCGTCAAGACCGCACACCTAGAAAGTCTGACCAATAGTTCTCGCGGAACATGAACGATTCCATCATGGCGTAAAGTGTATCAGGCAGACTCCACATGGTGGAAGCGAACTTTTCATGTTGTTGACTACTGGTAGGCCGTGCGCTATCACGTAGTTATTCACACCAGGAACCTTAGATAATAATTCAATATGTTCGACACTGGACCCAGCACTGGTCTGACAGCCCGGCTGAAGTAGCATGGCTCTCAAGGGTCCCTAAGCAGCCCTAGCATTAGTCCGGTCATACTGATTGCCACCAGACCGTGCATCCGCAATCTTCAACTAGTTGGTTCCCAGGCGTCCTTGCAGCTGCGATATCATTCCCATTTTTAGGTCATGGTAATATGGTTGTGCACAGGCACAGACAGGATTGAGCAGCAAAGCGGACAAACTGGCTAGAGTGCTGGGCAGACTG
The DNA window shown above is from Aspergillus fumigatus Af293 chromosome 1, whole genome shotgun sequence and carries:
- a CDS encoding serine hydrolase domain-containing protein, with the translated sequence MTTFDEREDFLRLAFENGKKPLPRVTLGAVSRDGSLHYAKAFGEASVESTETDAVHWVASCTKLVTTVAVMQCVERGLLDLDEDIANVLPEWDSPRILTGFDEDDNPSFWPATKPVTLRRMLTHSSGMAYFFMDPLMTRYHDLQGKPPLLQTLFQFQFLLFEPGERWMYSPGIDWAGKAAQWDDNVRYEKVERVTSMRLSEYLQRHVFDVVSVKDATFHLDQREDLRARKVKAWVRTDQGLEEEKNPVFQDPIAEEFGGGGLYTTVNEMLKICHGILTGKLLRPETVREMFQPQLESVLGLDQPHSYSLASRNAIWNAVPDDVPVNSGIGGLMNTSRLLGRREAHSLTWSGKPNCYWVGHPIPRRNLFQPANLF